A window of Oncorhynchus keta strain PuntledgeMale-10-30-2019 chromosome 27, Oket_V2, whole genome shotgun sequence contains these coding sequences:
- the LOC118359740 gene encoding myelin transcription factor 1-like isoform X3 produces MSQDTAETRTRTRSKGIRVPVELVGAELSCPTPGCDGSGHVIGRYSRHRSILGCPIVKKRKLVEAEENQPAPKKKTLPLKLAMDEGFNIADSDAASEAEHKEGEESEEEEQKEKENSKMPNPAMSMKADCSQVIPEDTEKETSVESDTIAAPEAGTSHKDTATTTQQQASTEEEAEAEADRHKEEMQVVAEIQAAEEEEEEDEDTVDAHRTIEHPKGDNETGRAESEEKQKEEVGEEEEEEGGGEEEKEEERQFVSQEISDHQYSSGDYSRHPAKEEGDEEEEKKGEEKEEEEEEKEEVEEEEEEVEEEKEEEEDEVVYMEPAIPLAPSTPAQECEDTEVAAGEVKIGSPLTEEEEEEEEEEEEEEEEETEAGEVEEEDHDSHKAPPTTVVIEIRSEEEEEEEEEEDDCLSQGSGVTDDSETWDMTRGNLGLLEQAIALKAEQVRGPHVDQQSPEHQHYHSPDDRASKAMDQAMRHRGHHSKEKKEVKCPTPGCDGTGHVTGLYPHHRSLSGCPHKDRIPPEILAMHENVLKCPTPGCIGQGHVNSNRNTHRSLSGCPIAAAEKLSKGGHVTPSHPQPSVSEPPTGSPHSDRVLRPMCFVKQLEIPQYGYRPNMVPATPRANLAKELEKYSKVSFDYASFDVQVFGKPLLVPKIPATSQTSPKAFKSKPFPKATSPGHSFSGGYAKSSSSSSSSGYDYTHDAEAAHMAATAILNLSTRCWESPENLRTKQQDPAGKDIDIEVDENGTLDLSMKKPIKMEGMQSPDPCSSSSSQHPGDVPSPQGHLQEELEGPLDFTKPNCPKEKEEQDEMDYVAHSYTSSDAEDDDITQESMEDKKYPGEVTTSSFKVQFSPKDCKKEVLLCPTPGCDGSGHITGNYASHRSLSGCPLADKSLRTLMAAHSAELKCPTPECDGSGHITGNYASHRSLSGCPRAKKGAVKTTPTKDDKEDPELLSRCPVPGCDSLGHISGKYATHRSAYGCPLAARRQKEGLLNGSPFSWKAFKTEGPICPTPGCDGSGHANGSFLTHRSLSGCPRASANKKRTRFPGDEYITANFKASDVLDNDEDIKQLNKEIGELSESNSEMEDDMMNLHTQISSMEKNLKSMEEENKQIEERNDALYIELSGLSQALIRSLSNIRLPHMQEPMSDQNFDNYVDTLTHMFSNKDCYQNPENRALLESINQAVKGIEV; encoded by the exons ATGAGTCAGGACACAGCAGAAACGAGAACCCGGACCCGCTCAAAAGGCATCAGAG TACCCGTTGAACTCGTGGGAGCAGAGTTAAG CTGCCCCACTCCCGGGTGCGATGGTTCAGGCCATGTCATTGGGAGATATTCACGACACAGAAG CATTCTTGGATGCCCAATAGTGAAGAAGAGGAAACTTGTGGAGGCAGAAGAGAATCAACCCGCCCCCAAGAAAAAGACCCTGCCCCTGAAGTTGGCCATGGACGAGGGCTTCAACATAGCAGACAGTGACGCCGCCAGTGAGGCAGagcataaggagggggaggagtcagaggaggaggagcagaaagAGAAGGAAAATAGCAAAATGCCAAACCCAGCCATGTCCATGAAAG CCGATTGCTCACAGGTGATACCCGAAGACACCGAAAAAGAGACATCTGTCGAGTCCGACACCATAGCTGCACCTGAAGCAGGGACTTCGCACAAGGACACAGCCACCACAACCCAACAGCAAGCTTCCACAGAGGAAgaagcagaggcagaggcagacagacacaaagaggagATGCAAGTAGTGGCAGAGATACAGGccgctgaggaggaggaggaggaagatgaggatacAGTTGATGCACACAGAACAATAGAGCATCCCAAAGGCGACAATGAAAcagggagagcagagagtgagGAGAAGCAAAAGGaggaggtaggagaggaggaggaggaggagggaggaggggaggaagagaaagaggaggagaggcaatTTGTGAGTCAGGAGATCTCAGATCACCAGTATTCCAGTGGCGACTATAGCAGGCATCCGGCaaaagaggagggagatgaggaagaagagaagaagggagaggaaaaggaggaggaggaggaagagaaggaggaggtggaagaggaggaagaggaggtagaggaagaaaaggaggaagaggaggatgaggtggTCTACATGGAGCCTGCCATCCCTCTTGCCCCTAGTACTCCTGCTCAGGAATGTGAGGATACAGAAGTGGCAGCGGGGGAGGTAAAGATTGGTTCCCCGTTgactgaagaggaggaagaggaggaggaagaagaggaggaggaagaagaggaggaaacagaaGCAGGGGAGGTGGAAGAAGAGGACCACGACTCTCACAAAGCCCCACCTACCACAGTGGTCATTGAGATACgatctgaggaagaggaggaggaagaggaggaagaagatgacTGTCTCTCACAGGGTTCGGGTGTGACAGATGACTCAGAGACCTGGGATATGACCCGGGGGAATTTGGGACTGCTGGAGCAAGCCATCGCCCTGAAGGCCGAGCAGGTGAGAGGGCCGCATGTCGACCAACAGTCTCCAGAGCACCAGCACTACCACAGCCCCGATGACAGGGCCAGCAAAGCCATGGACCAAGCCATGCGACACAGAGGACACCACAGCAAAG AAAAGAAGGAGGTGAAATGCCCTACCCCTGGGTGTGATGGGACGGGCCATGTGACTGGGCTGTACCCCCACCACCGCAGTCTCTCTGGGTGCCCTCACAAAGATAGGATCCCACCTGAGA TACTGGCCATGCATGAGAACGTGCTGAAGTGTCCAACTCCAGGATGCATAGGCCAGGGTCACGTAAACAGCAATCGCAACACACACCGCAG TCTTTCCGGTTGTCCCATAGCAGCTGCAGAGAAACTCTCCAAGGGGGGCCATGTCACCCCCAGTCACCCCCAGCCTTCAGTCAGCGAGCCCCCAACTGGGAGCCCCCATTCAGACAGAGTTCTCAG acctatGTGTTTTGTGAAGCAGCTGGAGATCCCTCAGTACGGCTACAGACCCAACATGGTGCCTGCCACACCCCGTGCCAACCTGGCCAAAGAGCTGGAGAAATATTCCAAGGTCTCCTTCGACTATGCAAGCTTCGACGTCCAGGTGTTTGGGAAGCCTTTGCTGGTTCCAAAGATACCCGCCACCAGTCAAACCTCACCCAAAGCCTTCAAAT ctAAACCATTCCCTAAGGCCACGTCCCCGGGCCATAGCTTCTCGGGAGGATATGCAAAGAGCagctcctcctcgtcctccagtGGCTACGATTACACCCATGATGCCGAGGCTGCTCACATGGCTGCCACTGCCATTCTGAACCTGTCCACACGCTGCTGGGAGAGTCCAGAGAACCTTCGCACCAAACAGCAGGACCCAGCTGGCAAG GACATAGATATTGAAGTGGATGAGAATGGGACGCTGGACCTGAGCATGAAGAAGCCCATCAAGATGGAAGGGATGCAATCACCAGAcccctgctcttcctcctcctcgcaGCACCCGGGAGACGTTCCCTCGCCCCAGGGCCACCTACAGGAGGAATTGGAGGGGCCTCTGGACTTCACTAAGCCAAACTGTCCCAAAGAGAAGGAGGAACAGGATGAG ATGGACTATGTGGCCCACTCCTACACCTCCTCTGACGCAGAAGATGATGACATCACCCAGGAGAGCATGGAGGACAAGAAGTACCCAGGCGAGGTCACCACGTCCAGCTTCAAGGTCCAGTTCTCACCCAAAGACTGCAAAAAAGAGGTTCTACT ATGTCCCACCCCAGGTTGTGATGGCAGTGGGCACATCACTGGTAACTACGCTTCACATCGGAG TCTGTCAGGCTGTCCTCTTGCTGATAAGTCTCTTCGGACCCTCATGGCTGCCCACTCTGCTGAACTGAA GTGTCCGACCCCTGAATGCGATGGATCAGGTCACATCACTGGAAACTACGCCTCCCATAGAAG TTTGTCTGGATGCCCCCGTGCTAAGAAAGGTGCCGTCAAGACAACACCCACCAAGGATGACAAGGAAGACCCTGAGCTTTTAAG TAGATGCCCGGTGCCCGGCTGTGACAGCCTGGGCCACATCAGTGGGAAGTATGCCACCCACCGTAGTGCCTATGGGTGCCCGCTGGCAGCACGGCGTCAGAAGGAGGGGCTCCTCAACGGTTCTCCTTTCTCCTGGAAGGCCTTCAAGACGGAGGGCCCCATCTGTCCCACCCCCGGCTGTGATGGATCAGGACACGCCAACGGCAGCTTCCTCACACACCGCAG TCTCTCTGGTTGTCCCAGAGCCTCCGCCAATAAGAAGAGAACCAGGTTCCCTGGAGACGAGTACATTACAGCAAATTTCAAGGCCAGCGATG TTCTGGATAATGATGAAGATATCAAGCAGCTGAACAAAGAGATCGGGGAACTGAGTGAGTCCAActcagagatggaggatgatatgaTGAACCTGCACACACAG ATCTCATCCATGGAGAAGAACCTGAAGAGTATGGAGGAGGAAAACAAGCAGATTGAGGAGAGGAACGATGCCCTGTACATTGAGCTGTCTGGCCTGAGCCAAGCTCTGATCCGCAGCCTGTCCAACATCCGGCTGCCACACATG CAGGAACCTATGTCGGACCAGAACTTCGATAATTACGTGGACACCTTGACCCATATGTTCTCCAATAAAGATTGCTACCAAAACCCGGAGAACCGCGCTCTGTTGGAGTCCATCAACCAAGCAGTAAAAGGCATCGAAGTGTAG